GAAAGAGAGTAGATGGATTGTGAGATTTCTTCTTCATGTGGTAACCGGCTAAGTGGGTAACAAATCAATGACAACTATTTAATTAACGGTGGattttaattaagatttaaTCTAGTGGTTAGAAATTCATGGGTATCTAAACCTAAGTGGTACTGTAGAACGACCCCACTTTTGACTATATTAGATAAGCCATTTAAAACAGTTCATCcagtaaaaaaaagttaataactAAATGGcctattcaattaaaaatacctgaagaaaattaaataataattaaaattataaattataaaattaaaaagttttttttgttaCCAGAAAGGATGGTATATTGATAGAGCATAGAATTTTTAACTGtgcaataaataataatttattgtatATACAATTTGATAATATCCTGCCATAGATGATAATCATTTGCAAGTTGTTTATAATTAGCTTACTACTTTATAAAAAAGCGATCTTaaaccccttttcaatcctattttgatgttgaaaacttgtcaattttatgctattttacattttatcattttaattatattctgaattattaaattgacgtctttttatttgaaaaaaaaattaaaaaaacatttttcatatataacatatattaattatatatatttaaaatttattcagattaagttaaattaattaagaatttaaattaattttaatttaattatattttttttgttagtttttaaaaataaaagacttatatgtatatttttgaatgaaaatgaatttaattaaacatGGTTAATTAAATGATTCATCATTTGAGTAAAAAgattgacaaaaattaaaaaaattggggtacaattaaaacgataaaatataaaataggataaaattgataatgTTTCACTGTCAGGAGAAGATCGAAAAAGGACTATAAACATAACAGAATTTAttaattcaacaaaaaaatGAGGACCAAGAAAAGATTTTTTGAATGTTTAAACGAATAGGTCTatttaaattactttaattGTGAACTTTAAAGGTGTTTTTTTTGTCACCCTTTCCATTTCCCCACTAAATAATGTTGACTTGAGCGTTAGAGCAAACATCTAGAAAATTCTTTTGACGTTCCATCTGATTTTTGTATTCTTTGTTATTCAAGTCTTTCGATAACTATGAGACACTCCTAATTCTTCAGTGACTTATCattaactattatttatttatatttttaaatagttataactatttatttaaagtttatttaattattataaatttataaatttttatagaaaaatacataaaagaaattttatttttaataattagatccTTTAGCAACGTGACAATTGAGTTTCATTTATCAGAGATTTGCTTTCTGCCTATGTCATAGAAGATTACTATATGTTTGTGAGTCACATGagattaacataattttttttataaaaaattaaaaacattattgTCGATATTAGATTTTAACTAGTTAATTTCAAACCGaattattagattttaaaattgtatacGATACAATCGAGTTAGAGATCAAGTTTGTTATAATTCCGATCCGGCGTAGTATGTTTATACCAATAGCAATTAGTTCACTtactaaataaaacaaatttacatttttaagttaagaaataaaatatatcaaaataccaAATTATTATCAATTCAATTAATCTGCCATTAATAATGTCAGAAAACCATAGTTTTATGACATGATATAAAACTCGtaattttatcaatattttatattataattatatatattttataaaataatatactaaatttttataaatagtgTTAATCAGATAAGGTATTTTAATGTCAAAACAGTAAtgaatattttgtaaaaaattctttttaaaataagtcTATTGTTTCGTCAATAGAGAAACAGTGGGGCCAGGAATTTCAGAAAGCCTATAAGAGTTGGGCCTCACCCATCAATAACATCTCAACGACATGTCGGCTATGTGCATTATTTTCTGCGTTTATGGATCAAACGACACAAAGAATCTTCTCCTTTATAGAGTTAACCGACgatcattaaattaattgaaatccAAGTTTATTTAGGCAAAATCAGGTCTCCTCTTCCCTGGTAATTTATAGTTTTCCCGAGAAACAAACAGACAGGTAACAGTAAGTTGCACGCTTCTTCTCTCAAATTAGTTGAAACACtacaaaaagaaattgaaaaaaaatgttaaagatTGGGGTTTTATTGGCTTTAACTTCGCAATTAATTTCTTCAATTGGTTTTACAGATGTTTAAGAACACCTTTCAATCTGGATTTCTCTCCATATTATATAGCCTCGGGTATGTAGTTATACATTACAAATTACTAATTTTGTTGTTTGTCTTGTTTTAAAGCTgtgaaataaatttatgtaCTTGTATTTGTGTTTATTATAGGAGCAAACCCTTGCAGATATGGGATAAAGAAGGTGAGAATTGATAATCATTTAAGCTTATGATCTGTCTCTGTTGATTTTtcgggttttttttaattatgaaattgTATAGCACTCTTTTTACTTGTCGCAATCTTGTTGtggattttgtttttgattggAAAAATATGCAAGTCTAGACTTGGCAATGTAGTTTGTAATTTAAGTCGAGATTGAGAATGGACAAGCTAATGAGGTGTTGATGAAGGGAAAATATCTCGGCATGTAAACTACGTAAGTTATGTAGGTAAATTAGTGTACAATCCTTTTAGGCGGTGTTTGCATTCTTTTTTATCGCAGTTTAACATTGATGCAACATTTGAGGCTGATAGAATACTTGATTTAAGCTGTAGCGTAATGCTGGTGATGGCATTACCGTAGTTGATATGACAATTTGCAGGTTGGTCCTACTGACAAGTTTGATTTCGTTCTCCTTGTCTTGTGTCTTTTGCAGTTTCTAACGGTCATGTGAAACGGCCACATGATGAAGACATACAATCCAATGTACTTGAAATAGTTGGATCAAATATCCAGTCTACATATATTACATGCCCAGCTGATCCTGCTGCAACTCTCGGCATAAAGCTGCCATTTTTGGTGATGATTGTGAAAAACTTGAAGAAATACGTCACGTTTGAGATTCAAGTGCTGGATGATAAGAATGTCAGGCGACGTTTCCGAGCTTCTAACTTTCAAGTCTGTAAGTTGGCCCATGGCTGTGATGTGTGATACCtttgacttttttttctttcttttttttcatgAGATTTGATGATAAGGTATTGTAGCTTCCTGTTCATTTTACTTAGTGCTATAAAGTTTCTTCTAACAGTGCTGATTCTTAGAATTACGATAATAGTGGTGATTACAAATGTAGTTTTCTAAAACTAAATATCAGTTACAACAAGTTTAGATAAAGGAATGGGGAAATTGGAATGAGAAATATATTTGTTGTTTTAAAAAAGCAGGCCGAAACTATTCTAAAATGTGTAATTTAGGTGGCTGAGTAAATCCTCAGCTGTTTTTAGTGTCTTTCTGTTTAAAGAGGTATACTCACTTCATAATGGATGAATAATGTTTTTGTTGCCGTTAAATTTTGGTGGCTATGTAGATTCTCATTTTTTTCATATGTTCTGTTTTGAGAATAAAGTTTTTCCCATTGTGTAACATTTTTATGAACCtcgattctttattttttacttgATTAAAGCAAATGCTGTCTGCATGGACTGAAATTTGGCTGCTGTAGGCAATCACTCGAGTGAAGCCATACATATGCACGATGCCACTGAAGATGGATGAGGGATGGAATCAAATCCAGTTAAATTTGGCTGATTTTACTAGAAGGGCATATGGAACCAATTATGTTGAGACACTACGGGTTCAGGTTCATGCAAACTGCCGTCTGAGGAGAATTTATTTCTCTGACCGGCTGTACTCGGAAGAAGAACTCCCTCCAGAATTTAAACTCTATCTTCCAATGCAGGTAATGATGTCCTCTCACACATTGGATATATGGTTCTTAAAGCTTTCTTGAAACTCCCATTCTTATGTATGTTTGCTTGCTTGCTTGCAGAAAGCATGAGAAGTTTTGAGCAACAAAATCACAATGGTTAAACTACCAAAGGCGTGAAAATTTTCCAAGATACAGAAGCACTACTTCTCAAGAGCTGCATTTCTTACTTATAATTccaattttatgtatttataattttctGCCGCATGAGAAAGTGATCGGTGTTTAGCTCATTTCCATTATATCTTAGGAGGCTTgtcaaactttatattttaaagttgATGAATAGGAATCCACTTGTGTTAAGACAGATGAAATATTCAACTTCCCCTTTActaatacaccgaattttactttgattatagatttgaaacaaaataaaaggtcGTGAATgtcgaatttttaaaattgtgattaaaataaaatttcgtataaaggtcatggtttttttatggaattaactctTAAAAGttccattttattttacataaagattttaaaagcactaaaaaatattgaataatgcaccatctttttcttgttttgtCGTGGTAACCACACATAGCATGAATCAATAACGGTATCTGTGAAAATACTGATATATGAAGTGTTTACCGTCAGGTGGTGATTAACAGCATACTTAACAGACTGCTATTGATAATATCTAGCATAATAAGCTTTTCATTTAAATTGATAGTTTTGGTTATATTGGCTCCATCTCAATGGTTATTAAATCTCTGGGGTttgatacaatttttttaacacGTTACAGTTTgcaaaacatatattttaactCCCTGCTTCTAAATCTACTTCCGCGTCGGTCTCTCCATCCACCATTCCCGCATCTACTTCACCATTGGCTTCCAATTCCTGACCCATATCTGCATCAGGGCTTTGCCTTTGGTGTTCATCTGGTGTTTGCCCTTCATCTGGAGACGGAGTGGCACCCTGCGAAGCACTGCCTGCCATAGCCATTGCTTCAGAGTCCATTGCAGCGTTTGCAGCTTCATCACTTCTCATTCCATCACAATCTGTCTCACTTGCAGGTGTTGCCATCTAAACAATTGAGGCAAAGTCATAAACCTTAATCGACCAAGAGAACTGGACCTCATTAACAATGATAATTATATCTACTGATTATCGACGGTTGAGGAAAAGGACTAAATATGTATTTGAATTTTTGGAAGCGGACTTGCTCTATCAATGATGCAACGAATTTAAGATTTTGGAATTTGCCACCTTGTTAAAATGACTAATCCACCTAAATGCTCGAGCTCGAGCTGTTAGGTGAGACTCCAACTACAGTTTTATTGTTATATCTAGCGCACCTCTGCAGCTGTTAGGTGAGACTCCAACTACAGTTTTATTGTTATATCTAGCGCACCTCTGCAGGTGAATGCCTATTAGACTTGAAGCATTGATAAGCACAGTCACTTTAATTTAtgcatttaattagtttaatgaGAGATGTCAAGGATCAAAAACCCAAAACCTTTCAATTATAGATGCCACGATACCATGTTATTTAAACTTCCTCGAATAATAGTTTTACTATTATCTCTAGCGGCCCTTGGGCCCCTTGCTGGCAATTGGCAGCAAAAGGATATCCAATGTTCCAGAAATGACGGAAAATACCTGATTTTCTTCTGTTAGATTTGGAGCACCCTTTCCATCTTCCTTTTTGGCACGTTTAGACCTGTCATTAGATTTGGCTTGATATTTGGAACGGACATCCGGTGCCAGAAGTTCTAGAGGAACGACTCCTTCAATACCATGGTCAGTAAACTACAAGAACATCCCCACAGTTGCCATTAATCAAAGTGACTTTATTCATATCAAATATTACAAATATCTTTAGTAGAATCATACTCTCGAAAATCCATCCAAGTCCTGCCTAGCTGATAATCGCAAACCCTTCCAGCAATACACCTGTggaaagaaagaataagaatAAAGAGAGAACTTATCCACACTATTAATTATAGGAAGCCAAATTGCACCCCAAACAAATTGCTTTACTGTTAAACAAGTACAAAGCGGAAACTGAAAAAGTAAGCATGTCCTAAATTTAATACCTATTTTGTTTATCCCCGATAAGAggaaaacaagaaaaagaagCAACTCAGAACAAAAAGTACAACATCCTTGTTAATTGAAAATGACTTATCGCTGTCCTCCTCCGGTGTCTAGACTCTAGTGtgtgtttataattaaatttcatattgaTTAGTCAATGAATCAGgcatgtatcaattttttttgtcctttttagGCCCAGAACTGAACATTTGTTTTCATCTTATAGCTATCCAAGAGTTGAACTGGACAAAGTCAAGTTAATGACATGCAATACAGGGGTACTCATAATCCACCTTCCTACTTAGACATGATTACTGCTTTAAGTGTTTCTACATATCCagaatatataaaaattcatcTGAGGAATGTCATTTGTGACCCTTACAAGAACAGTATATCATGTAGGCAATTGCATTGACAAAGAGCGCATCATTTAAATGCACTGATATTATTAAAAAGGAACTAAAGTGTAGCAACACAGCCAAATACcataaaaatggaaaagaacTGACCAAAACTTACCCGGTTATTTTTATGATGATACTCAGCTTCTATTCCAGCTGATGGGTCCATCTAAAATAACAGCAAAATAGTTACTTGATTGAGATCACCGACAAATCAGACGCCATCTTAAAGCATGCGACGCATACTAGaattaaactgaaaaaatttTGAAGCCTATTTTCAACTTCAAGATGCCTGTTATGGTGCTTACATCATCTGCCATAGGTTTCCAGTAGTCTGCAATGGCTGGTGTTCGAATACGTTGAGGATCAGTTAAGGCATTCTGACATCAACAGATCCAATAGTATCAAACTAATGTtcagaaatttaaaaaactaaGCCCAAATGAAAGGacgaaaaaagagaaaagagtgCAACTCTGAAGAGTAACAGCATCATTAAGAGAGTGTTTCTATCATATTGACATGTATATTTGTTTCATCAAGTTACATAATAAAAAACGCCACTCATATTACAAGATTCATCCTTAATTCCACAATTAGTAGCAACTTAATCAGCCTGTTTGGCAAGAAAAAGTAAATGGAAGTAAAATCTAGTAAAGAAAACAATTCCCAGCGCTACTTCagttcttaaaaaaaaaacaaattgtctGCTGTAATGTCTACTTGCCAGACATGATTGAGAAAAACAGCCACCTAAGCCCTAGTTCTGTTACTGCTTTGCAGAAAAGGGAAAGAATTTGATAATCTTCCATGCAAGGCCTGTTTGTTTCCAAGGCATGCGAGTGATATTAAGTAATGGTCACAAAAGAGCATTTCCTATTTGCATTTCAACTAGAATTTTTCTCTAATTAGTAACTCTGAAGTGCTTTATCATTATTTCTTTCTCTTGATCttttttagaaacttaaaaaaaaacttccAGACTTCTTTTGTTTACTTGCCATTTCCTTCACATTTTCCTTTTATACTCTCCAAACCAACTAGAGCATAGCAGTTATAAGTTATTCTATGCTTTTAATGAGGTTCATGACACTACTGACAAATAATCAATGGATCCAGTATGTTGCTTATGCGGGGGAAGGATGGCTTTTTGATGTTAAAGTACAGCATGATGAagtataaatagaaaaataaaacaatggTCATATGATAAGTTGCAGTGTCATCTGCAAATGAACATACCGGATTTTGATCAGCCCACTTCCATAATTGAGAGAGTTCTTTGTTTCCCAACCTCCACCTTGGCTTACTTAaggaccaaaaaaaaaattcattccgATCATAAACAGATGCATAAATCTTATAACataagttaaattatttttcgttAACGCCGTAATAATTCAATAATGAATAAGCCTAAagtaaaaacaatttttaaaccACTAACTTGCATACCGTTTTTTAGTTCCCTCTAGCACAGATTTGTCCTCTATTGGCTGCTTTTCAAATGGTTGGCAGCCATCTCGTTTCCACCAAACCTGAAAGTTCAAAAGTTGGGAGCTAAGTATCTAAAGAggatatcaattttttaaaagcaATCTATACACACACACATGCGCACAGAAACATAAAGGTGTTCTTACCCAGTTCTTTTCCCGTTCTAGCACATGCTcaatcttttgaaaaaaatcctTTCCTTTAGGTGGAGTCATTTCAAGTAGCTTCTTTACATGCTCTTCACAAGTTTTAATTTCTTCTTTCTGAAAATAAGCAGGAGGAAAAAATTAGCACTTCTATCTTAAAAAGGAAACAAGAAGTTAAACCATTTGAAAAAACAACTTGCGCATAGTTTGTAACCAGAAGCAATCTCATGCATTCATAATCTGATAACTCAAagaatattttacatttttgataTCACTCATCCATGGATAAACCAATGCGAACTACAGAGCTAAAAGCTAGAAATCTTCATAGCCTCCGGATAAATAAGACAACAGAGCTTAAGCTTAAAACATCATTCCAGGGCATGGGACAAAGTCTTCAGGTTCCattattttaactattattcTAGTTGCCTTTTTAGTGCTTTAAATTATAATCTTCTTAAGCTTCTACACATGTTCAAGACTAAGAACCTCGATAGAACACGACCAAATGCAAGTTATAAAACATCAATCCTACACTGTCTTGCCCAACCACAGCAACTggcattaataaatttttggctATTTGAGTGCAAAAATTTGTGTACTATATAATATAAAGGTGGTAGAATGTACGAGTGGATTGATATTGCAGGATTTTAATCATCACAAGTTCTATGGTTACGGCATCTCGTACGCATTCATGCACTCACGAGCATAGCATTGTGACAAAATAGCAAATTGCACAACTTACTATAAGGCTATATCAGTAATGGAACAGCACTAACCATGCTTTCAGAAGCTGAATCTTTGTCATTTTTCCCTGGAGCCTACCAAAATGTAGGGCTATATCAGTTAGAGAAGGAGATCAAAATTACACAATGAGATATAAATTAAGACTTGCAAAGCCTCTACCAATCACTACCTTAAGGTAGTCGAACAATATGAGGCACTGCACAAGAATATGGCGTCGAAAACTAGAATCTTTTAGctggaaaaagaaaaaggaaaactgACATAATCAGCACAAAACAAATATTATCTTTGTAATTTATTTGGTATATTTTAACAACAATCACCTCTAAACCCATCAGTTTACTGCTTGTGAGATATTTAATGTTAACTGCCTCTTCCTCCAAGTTGTTAGCATCTCCTTCTTCCTCACTCAAGGGCTGTGCTTCAAATGTATTTAATACAACCTACACATCTCAAAATTTAGGGagaaaattaagtgtaaagttAAGCAGTTTAAGTACCTGCATTTTTATGGTCATGACAAGAAAAAAGTTAATGACAAtacaatattttttatcaaacaaAAAGATCCAACTCactgcaaaaattaaaagaagctAACCATCAAACTAGAAGTAAATTTCTGCCACTTGGTTGGAGCAAGTGTTAAGGAAGCAGGGTTGCAGAAGTGTTCCTAGAAACACAAACACACATCTTCATCAACAGATTTTACTAGGACTAAAAGAGAAATCGACAACTAAAATGAGTTAATTATTAGGAGATCAATTTCTTCCTAAACTTGAGACCGAACTAACAAAAAGTTAAGTTAATATTAGCTACCTGTAAACTCCAGAGCGTTTTGTAGAAGTTGAAGTCAAGAGAAATTCCTAATAGAAAAGTCCAAAGTACATAAGATTTATAACAAAGCTACAGACTGAGTAAGCAACTTAAAGTTTTAGAAAGCTTTGCATACCAGTCGGTGGGTCTTTTTCATATTTAGTCTCATTTGATGTGTTAAAAACTCCTTTTATGTTCACGGCTGCAAGAATTACGGGAGAGGAGAATGATCATTGATCACCCAACAAAGAAAATATATGTCAAGAGTGGAATTAAAGAGAGAAATACCTGAACGTTCAGACAATGGAAAAAAATGTGCCAGAAACATGAGAATCCGCCCACAAAACACAACATTATTTGCCTGTAAAGTGAATTCAAGCAGATAAGCACCAGAGGGTTTATCAAAAGAATTGACTAGCATGTCAAAAAGTTAGAAATTACTAATATTTCCCTTTAATGACATTAACCTATTATCCGAAGGAggataaaaaaagagaaaatatgaATTATCTCATCCAAAAATAAAGTCAGGCGTCTTATTTCCTACAAATCTAACCCAGCTGCTTCTAATGTGAGTGATGGCATCCACAAATTTGTCATTACATGGCCAACCAAATAGTTTGCGAAATGGAACAATAGCTCCAGTAGCTTAcagaaataattgaaaatatccATTCAGAAGGTCCATCCTCCAAGAGAAGGGaaccaaagaactttcacctgaaattcatataaaataaagtcGCAAGAAGATTTAACACACGATACAAATAAATAAGGGGTCACCAAGCATACAAAGTGCTCTCCAGCCATTGCGGGGGTAGAGGAGGACGGATGAGCATATTTTATCGCATGATACAAGTATTTGACAAAATTTGCAGACAGTGACATTCAAATGTAATCTTATCACACCAACTTAGTGTAGTATCTACATAAGACCGTTGAAGTACCTTGGAAAGACGACGGAGAAGTTGATTACATGTTCTCAACATTACAAGTTT
This window of the Mercurialis annua linkage group LG5, ddMerAnnu1.2, whole genome shotgun sequence genome carries:
- the LOC126680875 gene encoding uncharacterized protein LOC126680875, whose protein sequence is MFKNTFQSGFLSILYSLGSKPLQIWDKEVSNGHVKRPHDEDIQSNVLEIVGSNIQSTYITCPADPAATLGIKLPFLVMIVKNLKKYVTFEIQVLDDKNVRRRFRASNFQAITRVKPYICTMPLKMDEGWNQIQLNLADFTRRAYGTNYVETLRVQVHANCRLRRIYFSDRLYSEEELPPEFKLYLPMQKA
- the LOC126680863 gene encoding THO complex subunit 1, whose protein sequence is MEEFKTAILQPGLPENFALQTVQQFIKPQRQTKLAQDENQLLENMLRTLLQELMASAIQSQEPIMSYGKSIDDKEHSQGQIPSLLDVVLHLCEKEHVEGGMIFQLLEDLTEMSTMKNCQDIFGYIESKQDILGKQELFARGKLVMLRTCNQLLRRLSKANNVVFCGRILMFLAHFFPLSERSAVNIKGVFNTSNETKYEKDPPTGISLDFNFYKTLWSLQEHFCNPASLTLAPTKWQKFTSSLMVVLNTFEAQPLSEEEGDANNLEEEAVNIKYLTSSKLMGLELKDSSFRRHILVQCLILFDYLKAPGKNDKDSASESMKEEIKTCEEHVKKLLEMTPPKGKDFFQKIEHVLEREKNWVWWKRDGCQPFEKQPIEDKSVLEGTKKRKPRWRLGNKELSQLWKWADQNPNALTDPQRIRTPAIADYWKPMADDMDPSAGIEAEYHHKNNRVYCWKGLRLSARQDLDGFSRFTDHGIEGVVPLELLAPDVRSKYQAKSNDRSKRAKKEDGKGAPNLTEENQMATPASETDCDGMRSDEAANAAMDSEAMAMAGSASQGATPSPDEGQTPDEHQRQSPDADMGQELEANGEVDAGMVDGETDAEVDLEAGS